The Mauremys reevesii isolate NIE-2019 linkage group 1, ASM1616193v1, whole genome shotgun sequence genome has a segment encoding these proteins:
- the AKAP17A gene encoding A-kinase anchor protein 17A isoform X1, which yields MAAATIVHDASEAVELCASYGLYLKPITKMSISVALPQLKQPGKSISNWEVMERLKGMVQTHQFSTLRISKSTMDFIRFEGEVENKSLVKSFLACLDGKTIKLSGFSDILKVRAAEYKIDFPTRHDWDSFFRDAKDMNETLPGERPDTIHLEGLPCKWFALKDSGSEKPSEEVLIKVFKKFGEIRNVDIPMLDPYREEMTGRNFHTFSFGGHLNFEAYVQYHEYAGFIKAMNALRGMKLMYKGDDGKAVACNVKWSTRIDGRAIGCQFSESSLDLLNGPPVDQLLHVDTPVSFDSTKHLSDVSIKKRQLERQKLQELEQQREEQKRREKEAEEKKKEEERKQKELEELERERKRQEKLRKREQKQKDREARRNKKKLEKMQAEEQKKLQEKIRLEERKLLLAQRNLQSIRLIAELLSRAKAVKLLEQEHNEERVRLQELEERRRLQEAELRRVEEEKERALGLQRKEKELREKLLSNLLSKKTDDTHQSKEETKVSQSGLLKTVVGGPQIVSSSCITSTSVQSIMGKPNQVYQREVISNESVNSQSKYLNGNLHKEANVKESKTLNFNSTDSCSDKRSSGVLSCIPANNQQHKSTPSYDQNACKKDLSSEQGKCNREPSKGRSHSCSDTSVDNSKDKKERSKHRRDLSSQDEKYMKERRLHKYPSKSRSPQRRSLSPDRTQHKRALSTESRQDKKERSHGHKSLSKKRKHRKRSLNKQRSPWSR from the exons ATGGCGGCTGCTACAATAGTTCATGATGCATCAGAAGCAGTAGAGCTCTGTGCTTCCTATGGCTTATACCTTAAACCCATTACAAAAATGTCTATCAGCGTGGCACTTCCTCAGCTCAAGCAACCAGGAAAATCCATTTCCAACTGGGAAGTGATGGAAAGACTAAAGGGAATGGTGCAAACTCATCAGTTTTCCACACTACGGATTTCCAAAAGCACCATGGATTTCATCCGTTTTGAAGGAGAAGTTGAAAACAAGAGTTTGGTTAAGTCCTTTCTAGCATGCCTTGATGGAAAAACAATAAAACTTAGTGGTTTCTCTGACATTTTAAAAGTTCGTGCTGCAGAATATAAAATTGACTTTCCTACTAGACATGACTGGGACTCCTTTTTCCGTGATGCCAAAGATATGAACGAAACTTTGCCAGGGGAGAGACCAGACACCATTCACTTAGAAGGGTTACCTTGCAAATGGTTTGCACTGAAGGACTCTGGCTCAGAAAAACCAAGTGAAGAAGTCCTTATAAAAGTATTTAAGAAATTTGGGGAAATACGTAATGTGGACATACCCATGCTGGACCCATATAGAGAAGAAATGACTGGTAGAAACTTTCACACCTTCAGTTTTGGAGGTCATTTGAATTTTGAAGCTTACGTTCAATATCATGAGTATGCAGGTTTCATCAAGGCCATGAATGCCCTGCGAGGGATGAAACTGATGTACAAGGGTGATGATGGCAAAGCAGTGGCTTGCAATGTAAAG TGGAGTACCAGAATCGATGGGAGAGCAATCGGCTGTCAATTTAGcgagtcttcactagacctgctaaatggACCCCCGGTGGATCAGTTGCTGCATGTCGATACCCct GTTTCCTTTGACTCAACAAAACACCTGAGTGATGTATCAATTAAGAAACGGCAGCTTGAACGTCAAAAGCTTCAAGAGCTTGAACAACAAAGAGAAGAACAAAAACGCAGAGAGAAagaagcagaagagaaaaaaaaggaggaggaaag GAAACAGAAGGAACTTGAAgaacttgagagagagagaaaaagacaaGAGAAGTTACGCAAaagagaacagaaacagaaggatCGTGAAGCTCgtagaaacaaaaagaaacttGAAAAAATGCAAGCAGAAGAGCAGAAAAAACTGCAAGAGAAAATAAGACTAGAAGAGAGAAAGCTCCTGTTGGCACAAAGAAATCTTCAGTCCATTAGACTAATTGCCGAACTGCTTAGCAGAGCAAAG GCAGTAAAGCTTCTGGAGCAGGAACATAATGAAGAAAGAGTCCGTCTTCAGGAGTTGGAGGAGAGACGAAGGCTGCAAGAGGCTGAACTCAGACGTGTagaggaggaaaaagagagagcaCTTGGACTGCAAAGAAAAGAGAAGGAGCTAAGGGAGAAGCTATTAAGCAATCTCCTGAGCAAGAAAACAGATGACACACATCAGAGTAAGGAGGAAACTAAGGTATCTCAGTCTGGCCTATTGAAAACTGTTGTGGGTGGTCCACAGATTGTGTCATCCAGCTGTATAACATCTACCTCGGTACAGTCCATTATGGGTAAACCAAATCAGGTCTATCAGAGGGAAGTAATATCCAATGAAAGTGTGAACTCTCAATCCAAGTATTTAAATGGAAACCTTCACAAGGAAGCTAATGTTAAGGAAAGCAAGACACTTAATTTCAATAGCACAGACAGTTGTTCTGATAAAAGGAGTTCAGGTGTGCTTTCTTGTATTCCTGCCAATAACCAGCAACACAAGAGTACGCCGAGCTATGACCAGAATGCGTGCAAGAAGGACTTATCCTCTGAGCAAGGCAAATGTAACAGAGAGCCAAGTAAGGGGAGGAGCCATTCATGTAGTGACACAAGTGTTGATAATAGCAAAGATAAAAAGGAAAGGAGCAAACACAGAAGAGACTTGAGTAGTCAAGATGAAAAATATATGAAAGAAAGAAGACTCCATAAATACCCTAGCAAAAGTCGCAGCCCTCAGCGAAGAAGCTTAAGCCCAGATCGCACCCAGCATAAGAGGGCCTTGAGTACTGAGAGTAGACAAGATAAGAAAGAGAGAAGTCATGGTCACAAAAGCTTGAGCAAGAAACGAAAGCACCGAAAGAGATCATTGAATAAGCAAAGAAGTCCTTGGAGTAGGTAA
- the AKAP17A gene encoding A-kinase anchor protein 17A isoform X2 produces MAAATIVHDASEAVELCASYGLYLKPITKMSISVALPQLKQPGKSISNWEVMERLKGMVQTHQFSTLRISKSTMDFIRFEGEVENKSLVKSFLACLDGKTIKLSGFSDILKVRAAEYKIDFPTRHDWDSFFRDAKDMNETLPGERPDTIHLEGLPCKWFALKDSGSEKPSEEVLIKVFKKFGEIRNVDIPMLDPYREEMTGRNFHTFSFGGHLNFEAYVQYHEYAGFIKAMNALRGMKLMYKGDDGKAVACNVKVSFDSTKHLSDVSIKKRQLERQKLQELEQQREEQKRREKEAEEKKKEEERKQKELEELERERKRQEKLRKREQKQKDREARRNKKKLEKMQAEEQKKLQEKIRLEERKLLLAQRNLQSIRLIAELLSRAKAVKLLEQEHNEERVRLQELEERRRLQEAELRRVEEEKERALGLQRKEKELREKLLSNLLSKKTDDTHQSKEETKVSQSGLLKTVVGGPQIVSSSCITSTSVQSIMGKPNQVYQREVISNESVNSQSKYLNGNLHKEANVKESKTLNFNSTDSCSDKRSSGVLSCIPANNQQHKSTPSYDQNACKKDLSSEQGKCNREPSKGRSHSCSDTSVDNSKDKKERSKHRRDLSSQDEKYMKERRLHKYPSKSRSPQRRSLSPDRTQHKRALSTESRQDKKERSHGHKSLSKKRKHRKRSLNKQRSPWSR; encoded by the exons ATGGCGGCTGCTACAATAGTTCATGATGCATCAGAAGCAGTAGAGCTCTGTGCTTCCTATGGCTTATACCTTAAACCCATTACAAAAATGTCTATCAGCGTGGCACTTCCTCAGCTCAAGCAACCAGGAAAATCCATTTCCAACTGGGAAGTGATGGAAAGACTAAAGGGAATGGTGCAAACTCATCAGTTTTCCACACTACGGATTTCCAAAAGCACCATGGATTTCATCCGTTTTGAAGGAGAAGTTGAAAACAAGAGTTTGGTTAAGTCCTTTCTAGCATGCCTTGATGGAAAAACAATAAAACTTAGTGGTTTCTCTGACATTTTAAAAGTTCGTGCTGCAGAATATAAAATTGACTTTCCTACTAGACATGACTGGGACTCCTTTTTCCGTGATGCCAAAGATATGAACGAAACTTTGCCAGGGGAGAGACCAGACACCATTCACTTAGAAGGGTTACCTTGCAAATGGTTTGCACTGAAGGACTCTGGCTCAGAAAAACCAAGTGAAGAAGTCCTTATAAAAGTATTTAAGAAATTTGGGGAAATACGTAATGTGGACATACCCATGCTGGACCCATATAGAGAAGAAATGACTGGTAGAAACTTTCACACCTTCAGTTTTGGAGGTCATTTGAATTTTGAAGCTTACGTTCAATATCATGAGTATGCAGGTTTCATCAAGGCCATGAATGCCCTGCGAGGGATGAAACTGATGTACAAGGGTGATGATGGCAAAGCAGTGGCTTGCAATGTAAAG GTTTCCTTTGACTCAACAAAACACCTGAGTGATGTATCAATTAAGAAACGGCAGCTTGAACGTCAAAAGCTTCAAGAGCTTGAACAACAAAGAGAAGAACAAAAACGCAGAGAGAAagaagcagaagagaaaaaaaaggaggaggaaag GAAACAGAAGGAACTTGAAgaacttgagagagagagaaaaagacaaGAGAAGTTACGCAAaagagaacagaaacagaaggatCGTGAAGCTCgtagaaacaaaaagaaacttGAAAAAATGCAAGCAGAAGAGCAGAAAAAACTGCAAGAGAAAATAAGACTAGAAGAGAGAAAGCTCCTGTTGGCACAAAGAAATCTTCAGTCCATTAGACTAATTGCCGAACTGCTTAGCAGAGCAAAG GCAGTAAAGCTTCTGGAGCAGGAACATAATGAAGAAAGAGTCCGTCTTCAGGAGTTGGAGGAGAGACGAAGGCTGCAAGAGGCTGAACTCAGACGTGTagaggaggaaaaagagagagcaCTTGGACTGCAAAGAAAAGAGAAGGAGCTAAGGGAGAAGCTATTAAGCAATCTCCTGAGCAAGAAAACAGATGACACACATCAGAGTAAGGAGGAAACTAAGGTATCTCAGTCTGGCCTATTGAAAACTGTTGTGGGTGGTCCACAGATTGTGTCATCCAGCTGTATAACATCTACCTCGGTACAGTCCATTATGGGTAAACCAAATCAGGTCTATCAGAGGGAAGTAATATCCAATGAAAGTGTGAACTCTCAATCCAAGTATTTAAATGGAAACCTTCACAAGGAAGCTAATGTTAAGGAAAGCAAGACACTTAATTTCAATAGCACAGACAGTTGTTCTGATAAAAGGAGTTCAGGTGTGCTTTCTTGTATTCCTGCCAATAACCAGCAACACAAGAGTACGCCGAGCTATGACCAGAATGCGTGCAAGAAGGACTTATCCTCTGAGCAAGGCAAATGTAACAGAGAGCCAAGTAAGGGGAGGAGCCATTCATGTAGTGACACAAGTGTTGATAATAGCAAAGATAAAAAGGAAAGGAGCAAACACAGAAGAGACTTGAGTAGTCAAGATGAAAAATATATGAAAGAAAGAAGACTCCATAAATACCCTAGCAAAAGTCGCAGCCCTCAGCGAAGAAGCTTAAGCCCAGATCGCACCCAGCATAAGAGGGCCTTGAGTACTGAGAGTAGACAAGATAAGAAAGAGAGAAGTCATGGTCACAAAAGCTTGAGCAAGAAACGAAAGCACCGAAAGAGATCATTGAATAAGCAAAGAAGTCCTTGGAGTAGGTAA